Sequence from the Saccharopolyspora pogona genome:
CGGAAGTTCGTCGAGTTCGGCCCGGCCGCGGTCCGGCAGCAGAATAAACTCCTCCGGTCCTGGGAAGATCTGCCGATCGACCAGGCCGTCGCGAACAGCGCCACCGAGTTCGGCGCGGCCTTCGACACCGGTGAACCGCAGCGGTTCATGACGGAGTTCCTCAACCGCAAGCGTTCTTGACCGACTGGTCACGAGCACCGCGCCCACCGAATGGTCGCCGATCTCGGCCTCCCAGCGGAACTGGGCGGAATCCAGGGACCGCAGCCGGGCCCGCAGGCGGCGCACCCCGGTTCCTGCGGTTCCGTCTCACCCTGTCCGGGCTCGCCTGCTGCTGGGGCCTGAAGTACCGGCCCGCCATCGGCAGCGGATCGTCCACAGTGGCCGAAGGCAGTCCGTGGCGGCGGACCAGCGTCCGCGGGATCATGGTCGGCAGCATCCCAGCGTTCATCGCAGGTCACAGGCTGGCGCCGGTGATCTCGCCCGAATCCGGATCGGTCCCGTCAGCACCGCCGAGGCCGACGAGGTCGAGGCGGCGATCGCGAGCGTGATGGAGGTCGCTGGTGGCCGTGACTACCCGCTGCGGGATGGTGGGTTCGGCGTCCATCGCTATATCTCGGTGAGGCTGCCGGGAACCCTTCGGGTCACATCGACACGTGTCGATCGCCCAGAATTGGAAAGCTAAACCGGCTCCCAAGAAAGGAAAGCGCCCGCCCAATGCTAGGAATACCGGGCGGGCGCTTCACTGGGCGGGTGAGCGATCGAACCGGCCGCTTATGAGGTGTGCGTACGCTCAGTCGTTGGCACCGTCGCGCGTCTGTGCTCGCGGAGCTCGCTTTTCGCCTTCTCCACGTCGAACCGTGCCTGACCGCCCGCTGTGACGGTTGCGGGAGTGATCACGCCGCCCCGAACCCAGCGTGCGACGGTTTGGCGAGTGACGCCAAGTTCGCGCGCTAGCTCCGAGCTGCTCACAAGGCGCGGTTGACCAGACATGACCCGAACCTACTGTCCTGCGCCGGAAATTCATGGTCAAAATAGGCTATACTACGGGAACGGCGAGGACTGGGCGGCTGAAGGCTGAGTTGGTGCTGACCGACGATGAGCGTTCGACGTTGCAGCGTTGGGCTCGGCGGGCGAAGAGTTCGCAGGCTTTGGCGTTGCGGTGTCGGATTGTGCTGGCATGCGCCGATGGTTTGTCCAATGTGGAGGTTGCGGAGAAGTTGCGGGTGTCGAGGCCGACGGTGGGCAAGTGGCGGTCGCGGTTTGTTCAGCGACTGTTGGAGGGGTTTGGCCGACGAGGATCGCCCAGGCGCGCCGCGGAAGATCACCGACGAACAGGTGGAGAAGGTGGTCGTCTCGACGTTGGAAGAGACACCGAACAACGCGACGCATTGGTCGCGTGCATCGATGGCGAAGCGTTCCGGGCTGAGCAAATCGACCGTGGGACGGATCTGGAAAGCGTTCAACCTCAAACCCCATTTAGCCGACACTTTCAAGTTATCGAGTGATCCACAGTTCATTGAGAAGGTCCGTAATGTTGTCGGACTGTATATGAACCCGCCGGAGAACGCGGTGGTGTTGTGCACTGATGAGAAATCGCAGGTGCAAGCGCTGGACCGGTGCTGCCGATGATGCCCGGCATGCCCGAGCGTCGCACCAACGACTACGTGCGCAACGGCGTGACCAGTCTGTTTGCCGCGTTCGACATCGCCACCGGCAAGGTTATCTCCTCGCTGCACCGCAGGCACCGGTCGGTGGAATTCCGCAAATTCCTGGCCAAGATCGACAAGACGGTGCCCGCAGAGTTGGACGTCCATGTCATTTGCGACAACTATGCCACTCACAAAACCGAGATCATCCAGAAATGGCTAGCGAAGCATCCCCGATTCCACATCCACTTCATCCCCACCAGTTCGTCGTGGAACCACCCCCGCGGAAGTGGCATGGCCGATAGCATCCCGCTGGTTGATCGACAAGCCAGGGGGAGAGGCAGGGGAACGTCAAAGTTTGTGATCTTGGTGTGAAGTCCTGAGTGCGTGGTGACGCGTGGTGTGTCTGGATGTGGGTGGTGGCCTTCTGCCTGCGATGATGCGGGTTACCACACCTTGATCATCGTCCTAACAGGAGGCCATCGGTGTCAGTGTCGCATGTCCAGGATTCGTGCTCGCCGATTGCTGGCGGGTTCGGTGCGTGCCTGGAGATCGGCATGGACGTCGGTGTTGCCGCGGTGGGCGGGTTGGTCGAGATGCTGAGTCGGGTGCCTGATCTGGAACGTATCGCCGCTGACCGAACCCGAATCATTCCGATCACCGCAGCCGCTACCAGCACAAACCGACTTTGACGATCTCCTGGGTCGGGAGGGCTGCACCGAGGGGCTGTGCTGCGTGATCGGCGTGCCCGTTTCCTGGGAGTTCCGGACCGCGCCTTTCCTGAACTGTTGATCAAAATGTCGTTGTTCCGGCGCTATCACTGGCT
This genomic interval carries:
- a CDS encoding helix-turn-helix domain-containing protein, which produces MSGQPRLVSSSELARELGVTRQTVARWVRGGVITPATVTAGGQARFDVEKAKSELREHRRATVPTTERTHTS